The following is a genomic window from Candidatus Effluviviaceae Genus I sp..
ACGAACGCCAGGCGCGCCTTCTCGAGCCCGGGGGCGAACCGGTACCCGCGCTCGTCGGACTTCACGAGGCAGAACATCCGGTCGACGACGTGCTTGAGCTGTGCCGAGAGGCCCCAGAAGTAGATGGGCGTCGCGAGCACGACCGCGTCCTGCTCCGGCATGCGCGCGATGACGTCGGTGGCCTCGTCGTCCACGGCGCAGCGGAACTCCTTCGCCCCCTTGCAGGCCATGCACGCTTGGCAGCCGTAGACCTCGTAGCGCAGCCGCGCGGCGTCCACGATCTCGACGTCCGCGCCGGCCTGGCGCGCACCCTCGGCAACCCAGTCCACC
Proteins encoded in this region:
- a CDS encoding flavodoxin family protein; the protein is MGRRIMMVVGSPNERGNTRTVVDWVAEGARQAGADVEIVDAARLRYEVYGCQACMACKGAKEFRCAVDDEATDVIARMPEQDAVVLATPIYFWGLSAQLKHVVDRMFCLVKSDERGYRFAPGLEKARLAFVATAGGGSEWGLKLAEENVKAIAGFVGVGAPAFKSLLVPNAHSEEGVRESNTALREKARAFGRELAG